In the genome of Brienomyrus brachyistius isolate T26 chromosome 17, BBRACH_0.4, whole genome shotgun sequence, one region contains:
- the dhx40 gene encoding probable ATP-dependent RNA helicase DHX40 has protein sequence MSERKQSHRKVKLLETEKLPIYQHKEKLVQAIKNTSCLVVTGETGSGKTTQLPQYLHQAGFCKHGKIVITQPRRVAAITVAQRVSQELGCSLGSEVGYQVRFDDCTSKDTVIKYMTDGCLLREILADPALKQYSVVILDEVHERSLNTDILLGLLKKKFLQDRGESSSRKVPAKIVVMSATLETNKLSVFLGDCPVFTIPGRMFPVTEMFCNLIGPKDTESSVYVKEVVKMALDLHTSEPAGDILVFLTGQSEIEKACDMLYEKAESIHYPYDVHDHSVEGLLILPLYGSMPTDQQQMIFQSSPAGVRKCVVATNIAATSLTIPGIRYIVDSGFVKQLNHNSRVGLDVLEVVPISKSEAQQRAGRAGRTSSGKCFRIYSREFWEKCMPDYTVPEVQRTSLTMVILTLKCLGVHDVIRFPYLDHPEEKFILAALKQLYQCDAIDRRGQVTRFGQLIVEFPLPPNLTRVLLKAAALQCEELLLPVAAMLSVENIFIRPGHPEKQHEAELKHKQLATEAGSSNDFAVLLSVFEKCRASESPPAWCRENWIHWRAMKMAFSVEKQLTEILTRLKQNPDFPVEKFDGHRSELLRRCLCSGYFANVARRSVGRTFSTMDGHGSVVHIHPSSTLFEQEAKLEWILFHDVLVTSRIYVRAVCPIRYEWVKDLLPKLHEVEAHELSSVAREEVTDKEITKWETKEAFKRPPGVAAEDALKKLERRNSEDSVSAARSRYLQRKQERQMSKAS, from the exons ATGTCAGAACGCAAACAATCGCACCGCAAAGTTAAACTTTTGGAGACTGAAAAGCTGCCCATTTACCAACACAAGGAAAAACTTGTCCAGGCAATCAAAAATACTTCGTGTTTGGTTGTTACTGGAGAGACTGGAAGCGGTAAAACCACTCAGCTTCCACAGTACCTTCATCAAGCCG GTTTTTGCAAACATGGTAAGATTGTCATCACTCAGCCACGGAGAGTGGCTGCCATCACTGTGGCTCAAAGGGTGTCCCAGGAATTGGGCTGTTCTCTCGGAAGTGAAGTGGGATATCAGGTGCGCTTTGATGACTGCACATCCAAG GATACAGTCATTAAGTATATGACCGATGGCTGCTTGCTGAGAGAGATCCTGGCAGACCCTGCGCTGAAGCAGTATAGTGTGGTGATTCTTGACGAGGTCCATGAGAGAAGTTTGAACACG GACATCCTGTTGGGCCTGCTGAAAAAGAAATTTCTGCAAGACAGAGGGGAGTCTTCAAGCCGCAAAGTCCCTGCAAAGATTGTGGTGATGTCGGCCACATTGGAGACAAATAAGCTTTCTGTCTTTCTGGGAGACTGTCCGGTCTTCACCATTCCTGGGCGCATGTTTCCTGTGACGGAGATGTTCTGCAATCTTATTGGCCCCAAAGACACAGAGAGCTCTGTCTATGTGAAGGAG GTTGTAAAGATGGCACTGGACCTACACACGAGTGAGCCAGCTGGggatattcttgtttttcttacTG GACAGTCAGAGATTGAGAAAGCTTGTGACATGCTCTATGAGAAGGCTGAGTCCATACACTACCCCTATGATGTCCATGATCACTCTGTGGAAGGTCTTCTAATTCTGCCTTTATATGGATCCATGCCGACAG ATCAGCAACAGATGATCTTTCAGTCTTCTCCGGCTGGTGTCAGAAAGTGTGTTGTGGCCACCAACATCGCAGCTACATCTTTGACCATACCAGGAATCCG GTATATCGTTGACAGTGGGTTTGTGAAGCAGCTGAACCATAACTCCAGAGTGGGCTTGGATGTTTTGGAAGTGGTACCAATTTCAAA GAGCGAGGCTCAGCAGAGAGCTGGACGGGCTGGCAGAACCTCATCTGGAAAATGCTTTAGGATATACAGCAGGGAATTCTGGGAGAAATGCATGCCAGATTACACTGTTCCTGAGGTCCAGAGGACCAGCCTGACCATGGTCATCCTCACCCTAAAGTGCCTAGGAGTCCATGATGTCATCAG ATTTCCATACTTGGACCACCCAGAGGAGAAGTTTATCTTGGCTgctttgaaacagctgtaccaGTGTGATGCCATTGACAG AAGGGGTCAAGTAACGAGGTTCGGGCAGCTGATAGTGGAGTTTCCGCTCCCCCCTAACCTTACTCGAGTGCTGCTGAAGGCTGCTGCGCTCCAGTGCGAGGAGCTGCTGCTTCCTGTGGCTGCCATGCTGTCTGTGGAGAACATCTTCATACGGCCAG GTCATCCAGAGAAGCAGCATGAGGCAGAATTGAAACACAAGCAGTTGGCTACAGAGGCTGGCAGTAGTAATGACTTTGCCGTCCTGCTCAGTGTATTTGAGAAGTGCAGAGCCAG TGAATCACCACCAGCATGGTGTCGAGAGAACTGGATCCATTGGAGAGCAATGAAGATGGCTTTCAGTGTTGAAAAGCAGTTGACAGAGATTCTCACCCGTCTCAAACAG AATCCAGATTTTCCAGTAGAGAAGTTTGATGGTCATCGGAGTGAACTTTTACGGAGATGTCTGTGCTCAGGATACTTTGCCAATGTAGCTAGGAG GTCAGTAGGGAGGACATTCAGTACGATGGATGGACATGGGTCTGTTGTTCACATTCACCCTTCATCAACT CTGTTTGAACAGGAGGCCAAACTGGAGTGGATCCTCTTCCATGATGTCCTAGTCACTTCTCGAATATATGTAAGAGCGGTGTGTCCAATCCGTTACGAGTGGGTGAAGGACTTGCTGCCTAAACTACATGAGGTAGAAGCCCATGAGCTGAGCAGTGTCGCCCGGGAagaagtaacagataaagaaatAACCAAATgggagactaaggaagctttcAAAAGACCTCCAG GAGTGGCTGCTGAAGATGCGCTGAAGAAGCTGGAACGCAGGAACAGCGAAGACTCTGTGTCAGCAGCCCGATCACGGTACCTGCAGCGGAAGCAGGAGCGTCAGATGAGTAAAGCATCTTAA